The proteins below come from a single Edaphobacter acidisoli genomic window:
- a CDS encoding 3'-5' exoribonuclease YhaM family protein → MKDFFIADAAKFDNELVTSFFVLTSIQVREKKQGGQFLSLTLADKTGLLAGTMWENFEAASSSCSEGCYVKVQGRIGRYQGKFQITVQQLRRAAESEIEPGDYQPATRFSVDEMWAELRGYVSRFSNEDLKRLVFAFLDDDEIASAYKAAPAAMRLHHAWLGGLLEHVLTLVRVCLAAAPFYPEVDPDLLVTGAVLHDIGKIRELGWKSSFNYTLEGQMIGHISIAQGMLREKVQSIAPFPEKLRILVEHMILSHHGKYEFGSPKLPMTPEALLLSALDDLEAKMQAMRNEFAASVAGGKDAGEVTDWVRSLDRPVLNSRAYLRGE, encoded by the coding sequence ATGAAAGACTTTTTTATCGCGGATGCTGCGAAGTTCGACAACGAGTTAGTAACGTCGTTCTTTGTGCTGACTTCGATTCAGGTGCGGGAGAAGAAACAGGGTGGGCAGTTCCTCTCGCTGACGCTGGCCGATAAGACCGGCCTGCTCGCGGGGACGATGTGGGAGAACTTTGAGGCGGCGTCCAGCTCCTGTTCCGAAGGCTGCTATGTCAAGGTGCAGGGCCGCATCGGCAGATATCAAGGCAAATTCCAGATCACCGTTCAGCAGTTGCGTCGTGCAGCGGAGTCTGAGATCGAGCCCGGAGACTACCAGCCCGCGACGCGCTTCAGCGTAGACGAGATGTGGGCGGAACTACGTGGCTATGTTTCCCGGTTCTCCAACGAAGATTTGAAGCGGCTGGTCTTCGCATTTCTCGACGACGATGAGATTGCATCAGCTTACAAGGCTGCACCTGCGGCCATGAGACTGCATCATGCATGGTTGGGCGGGCTGCTCGAGCACGTGCTGACGCTGGTGCGAGTTTGCCTGGCTGCCGCGCCGTTTTATCCCGAGGTTGATCCTGACCTGCTGGTGACGGGCGCAGTCCTGCACGACATCGGCAAGATTCGCGAGCTCGGCTGGAAGTCGAGCTTCAACTACACGCTGGAAGGTCAGATGATCGGCCACATCAGCATCGCGCAGGGAATGTTGCGCGAAAAGGTGCAGTCCATCGCGCCGTTTCCTGAGAAGCTGCGCATTCTGGTCGAGCACATGATCCTGAGTCATCACGGCAAGTATGAATTCGGCTCGCCGAAGCTGCCGATGACGCCTGAAGCGCTCTTGCTCAGCGCGCTCGACGATCTCGAAGCGAAGATGCAGGCCATGCGCAATGAATTCGCCGCGTCGGTTGCCGGCGGCAAGGACGCAGGCGAGGTGACGGACTGGGTCCGCAGTCTTGACCGGCCCGTGCTGAACAGCCGCGCCTATCTCAGGGGTGAATAA
- a CDS encoding peptidylprolyl isomerase — translation MNLKISEIVVLCGLGLLITPGALAQVPQYQGPLSTAAQPAAALPAPTPITPNGSVVEDIVARVNDRIITRSDYERAARELTQEERQDNDSPQQTAERQKNLLRDLIDQQLLLSRGKDLGINADAEVIRRLDEIRKQNHMSSMEELQKAAESQGVSFEDFKANIRNSIITQEVVRDEVGSKLQLSPSQEQEYYEQHKQEFAQPEQVRLSEILISTPSDPSDAQVAAAKAKADEVSAKIKAGQNFADLAKQYSSDPTGTQGGDLGTYKRGALAKVLEDQTFDLQTGGVTAPIRTRQGFVILKVTDHQKAGVPPLKDIEPQIQEAIYMAQMQPALRAYLTKLREDAYIEIKDGFVDSGASPRETRPVYTSYALPTVKKKKVVEKTRFDRTGRLSQRKAVAAKPVSAAPSGANLVASNKKHKKVKIKKEKIRFGQAPRNALPAGPLETSTGTDQGAGANSASLGAGQAAAPGTAIAPIEAEANANPDYNPLDQQTTVHKKTRFSDRQKEFEAKKKKQKVLKAKEKTAATPTPETAEEKTTQQVQSAPLGLNGDTAKKKKKKKVKGGKKERMQQQAPASPKPAPVETPATAPGRATPQEGTPDAGKPAPAAPPSTQN, via the coding sequence ATGAATTTGAAGATCTCCGAGATTGTTGTGCTGTGCGGGCTTGGCCTGCTGATTACGCCGGGCGCCCTGGCGCAGGTGCCCCAATACCAAGGTCCCTTGTCCACGGCCGCTCAGCCTGCGGCTGCCTTGCCTGCTCCCACACCGATTACACCGAATGGTTCGGTTGTTGAGGACATTGTTGCCCGTGTGAATGACCGCATCATCACCCGCAGCGACTACGAGCGCGCGGCGCGAGAATTGACCCAGGAGGAGCGTCAGGACAACGATTCTCCACAGCAGACCGCTGAACGCCAGAAGAATCTGCTCCGCGACCTGATTGACCAGCAGCTGCTGCTTTCGCGCGGCAAGGACCTGGGGATCAATGCAGATGCTGAGGTCATCCGCCGACTCGATGAAATTCGCAAGCAGAACCACATGAGCTCAATGGAGGAGCTGCAGAAGGCTGCTGAGTCGCAGGGCGTCTCATTTGAAGACTTCAAGGCAAATATCCGTAACAGCATCATTACGCAGGAAGTAGTGCGCGACGAGGTGGGCAGCAAGCTGCAACTCTCGCCCAGCCAGGAGCAGGAGTACTACGAGCAGCACAAGCAGGAGTTTGCCCAGCCTGAGCAGGTGCGGCTGAGCGAAATTTTGATCTCAACGCCTTCTGACCCCAGCGATGCGCAAGTTGCTGCTGCGAAGGCCAAGGCCGACGAGGTCTCGGCAAAGATCAAAGCAGGGCAAAACTTCGCAGACTTGGCCAAACAGTATTCGTCCGACCCGACCGGAACGCAGGGGGGCGATCTGGGAACGTATAAGCGTGGCGCGCTGGCGAAGGTGCTTGAAGATCAGACCTTTGATTTACAGACGGGTGGTGTGACTGCACCGATCCGCACGCGGCAAGGCTTCGTAATTTTGAAGGTGACGGACCACCAGAAGGCCGGGGTTCCTCCGCTCAAGGACATCGAACCGCAGATTCAGGAAGCGATATATATGGCGCAGATGCAGCCCGCACTTCGCGCATACCTGACCAAGCTGCGCGAAGACGCCTATATCGAGATCAAAGACGGATTCGTTGATTCCGGTGCAAGCCCACGGGAGACGCGGCCTGTCTACACGTCTTATGCTCTGCCTACAGTCAAGAAAAAGAAGGTGGTGGAAAAGACCCGGTTCGACCGCACAGGGCGCCTCTCGCAGAGGAAGGCTGTGGCGGCTAAGCCAGTATCAGCCGCCCCGTCTGGCGCCAACCTTGTGGCCTCGAATAAGAAGCATAAGAAGGTGAAGATCAAGAAGGAGAAGATCCGTTTTGGTCAGGCGCCGCGCAATGCTTTACCTGCAGGCCCGTTGGAAACCTCGACTGGGACCGATCAGGGAGCAGGAGCCAATTCAGCTTCGCTTGGTGCGGGGCAGGCGGCAGCGCCAGGCACGGCAATTGCTCCGATCGAAGCCGAGGCTAATGCCAACCCGGACTACAATCCACTCGACCAGCAGACGACTGTTCACAAGAAGACGCGCTTCAGCGACCGCCAGAAAGAGTTCGAAGCAAAGAAGAAGAAACAGAAGGTTTTGAAGGCAAAGGAGAAGACTGCTGCCACGCCTACTCCGGAGACTGCAGAGGAGAAGACCACACAGCAGGTGCAGTCCGCTCCGCTTGGCCTGAACGGTGACACCGCAAAGAAGAAGAAAAAGAAGAAGGTGAAGGGCGGTAAGAAGGAGCGCATGCAGCAGCAGGCTCCCGCTTCTCCCAAACCGGCCCCGGTTGAGACCCCGGCAACAGCTCCAGGCCGCGCTACTCCGCAGGAAGGTACACCGGACGCAGGCAAGCCTGCTCCCGCTGCCCCGCCATCAACGCAGAACTGA
- a CDS encoding S41 family peptidase, translated as MHSHTRRALFSVTVFLATCALLGSLINRNVAAQSATDESTLRDDLHDFTNVYALVEQNYAEKLDGDKVDKAIYDGAIPAMLHVLDPHSNFYDPKAFAQMREDQHGKYYGVGMSIQPQPDPTAKNGMKIVVLAPFEGTPSYRAGIRPGDVIVAIDGKSTTGMDSVMVASLLKGPKGTHVSVTMQREGSPKPLVFDLTRDEIPRYSVDLAFMIRPGIGYIHITNFMETTSREVGDALDKFGDIHGLVIDLRGNPGGLLNEAVNTADKFLQKGQIVVSQHGRAFPDQVYRVGHGEQGPHFPIVVLVNRNTASAAEIVSGALQDHDRALIVGETTFGKGLVQTVFQTSDNTGLALTTYHYYTPSGRLIQRNYDHVSLYDYYYVRDDVPTNNADREVKLTDSGRTVYGGGGITPDEKIAQPQANTFQDNMLRNYAFFNFTRSYLANRAITRDFTVDDAVMQQFKNFLKSQQIDYTDADLNSNLDWVKSNIKAEIFTSQFGQLEGLKVRAEWDPQIAKALTFLPEAQALADRSVKADQKTTASLTQ; from the coding sequence ATGCATTCCCATACACGCCGCGCACTCTTTTCCGTCACCGTCTTTCTCGCAACGTGCGCCTTGCTTGGTTCACTGATCAACCGCAACGTGGCTGCACAGTCAGCTACGGACGAGTCCACACTGCGCGACGACTTGCATGACTTCACCAATGTTTATGCTCTGGTCGAACAGAATTACGCTGAAAAGCTGGATGGCGACAAGGTCGATAAAGCGATCTACGACGGAGCCATTCCGGCAATGCTCCACGTCCTCGATCCTCACTCCAACTTTTACGATCCCAAGGCCTTCGCCCAGATGCGCGAAGACCAGCATGGCAAGTATTACGGCGTCGGTATGTCCATTCAGCCGCAGCCTGATCCGACAGCCAAGAACGGCATGAAGATCGTGGTTCTTGCGCCGTTTGAAGGAACACCATCCTACCGTGCAGGTATCCGCCCGGGTGACGTCATCGTCGCAATTGACGGCAAATCGACCACTGGCATGGACTCGGTCATGGTGGCTTCGCTTTTGAAAGGGCCCAAGGGCACGCACGTGTCGGTCACGATGCAGCGTGAAGGCTCTCCCAAGCCGCTGGTATTCGACCTCACACGCGACGAGATTCCACGCTACTCGGTCGATCTTGCTTTTATGATTCGGCCCGGCATTGGCTACATCCACATCACGAACTTCATGGAGACGACCAGTCGCGAAGTTGGCGATGCGCTGGATAAGTTTGGCGATATCCATGGCCTGGTTATCGACCTGCGCGGCAATCCTGGCGGCCTGCTCAACGAAGCCGTCAACACTGCCGACAAGTTCCTTCAGAAAGGCCAGATCGTGGTTTCGCAACATGGACGGGCCTTCCCCGATCAGGTCTATCGCGTCGGCCATGGCGAGCAGGGTCCACACTTCCCCATCGTTGTGCTGGTGAACCGTAACACTGCTTCGGCCGCTGAGATTGTCTCGGGGGCGCTTCAGGATCATGACCGCGCGCTCATCGTCGGCGAGACTACTTTCGGCAAGGGTCTGGTTCAGACCGTCTTCCAGACATCAGACAACACCGGCCTGGCTTTGACCACATACCACTACTACACCCCGTCTGGACGCCTCATTCAACGCAATTACGATCACGTCTCGCTCTATGACTACTATTACGTCCGCGACGATGTGCCGACGAACAATGCAGACCGCGAGGTCAAGCTGACTGACTCTGGCCGTACTGTCTACGGCGGCGGCGGCATCACGCCTGACGAGAAGATCGCTCAACCACAGGCGAATACGTTCCAGGATAATATGCTTCGGAACTACGCCTTCTTCAACTTCACCCGCTCATATCTGGCAAACCGTGCGATCACGCGCGACTTTACAGTCGACGATGCGGTCATGCAGCAGTTCAAGAACTTCCTCAAATCGCAGCAGATTGACTACACGGATGCAGACCTCAACAGCAACCTCGATTGGGTAAAGAGCAACATTAAGGCTGAAATCTTCACATCCCAATTTGGACAGCTCGAAGGTCTTAAGGTGCGTGCAGAGTGGGACCCGCAGATAGCCAAGGCTCTCACTTTTTTGCCCGAGGCGCAGGCCTTGGCCGACCGTTCAGTCAAGGCAGACCAGAAGACCACCGCCAGCCTGACCCAGTAA
- a CDS encoding DUF2945 domain-containing protein, with protein MAKTFKIGDHVRWNSEAGWVTGTIIAIHTSNFNYKGYVHHASENEPQYEIKSDKTDHVAAHKGSALELL; from the coding sequence ATGGCTAAGACTTTTAAGATAGGCGACCACGTACGTTGGAACTCTGAGGCAGGTTGGGTGACAGGCACAATCATTGCTATTCACACCAGCAACTTTAATTACAAGGGTTACGTGCATCACGCTTCGGAAAACGAGCCGCAATATGAAATTAAAAGCGACAAGACGGATCATGTCGCTGCCCACAAAGGGAGTGCTCTCGAGCTTTTATAA